In Aspergillus luchuensis IFO 4308 DNA, chromosome 1, nearly complete sequence, the following are encoded in one genomic region:
- a CDS encoding WSC domain-containing protein (COG:U;~EggNog:ENOG410QDU7;~InterPro:IPR002889;~PFAM:PF01822;~SECRETED:SignalP(1-24);~TransMembrane:1 (n6-17c24/25o194-218i)) produces the protein MRADFLLPPLLGVIALLAWPVSVASSLTYCSSVNTGSSQAANESTYQSNGLCEDHCSNYAFGILQGYDCWCSNIVPNEATNVNTSQCSQDCPGYPDDSCGSTSKGLYGYVEIVGHQPSGTATVSTTSTSSTSTSSSSETTAATTTGESVAVTTDSGVVKTVTIPAATKATSTSAADNLSSAKSSDNSGMSSGTIAGVVVGSVGGALAILALIFVLFFAKRKSRSNSPDPSVQSILLDGRQSKGSQMSFMKGMFSDNHSHTLSAGSAASRLPTFTDNRMKTDTVLYANGRRDSDVSLQDNEDYSRPVLRLTNPD, from the exons ATGCGGGCcgacttccttcttccaccattgCTTGGTGTGATTGCCTTGCTTGCTTGGCCTGTGTCGGTCGCATCCTCTCTCACCTACTGTTCTTCGGTAAATACAGGCTCCTCGCAAGCAGCAA ACGAAAGCACCTACCAGTCCAATGGTCTTTGCGAGGACCACTGCAGCAACTATGCGTTTGGTATTCTTCAGGGATACGACTGCTGGTGCTCGAACATTGTTCCCAATGAAGCGACCAACGTGAACACTTCGCAGTGTAGCCAGGATTGTCCCGGTTACCCCGATGATAGCTGTGGAAGTACTTCAAAGGGCCTTTACGGTTACGTTGAGATCGTTGGACATCAGCCGTCCGGAACAGCAACTGTCTCTACGACATCGACATCGTCAACCTCG acttcttcatcatctgaaactactgctgctacgaCGACGGGAGAATCTGTTGCAGTCACAACCGACTCTGGGGTGGTCAAAACGGTCACAATTCCCGCTGCCACAAAAGCAACTTCAACGTCTGCAGCGGACAACCTTTCATCCGCAAAGAGTAGCGACAACTCTGGTATGAGCTCAGGAACCATCGCTGGTGTTGTGGTAGGCTCTGTCGGTGGTGCCCTCGCCATCCTAGCCTTGATATTCGTGTTGTTCTTCGCGAAACGCAAATCGCGGTCGAACAGCCCAGATCCAAGTGTACAGTCCATCCTGCTGGATGGAAGACAAAGCAAAGGCTCACAGATGAGTTTTATGAAGGGCATGTTTTCCGACAATCATAGTCATACCTTGTCTGCCGGGTCCGCTGCCAGCCGCTTGCCAACGTTTACGGACAACCGCATGAAAACCGATACCGTTCTCTACGCGAATGGCCGCCGAGATAGCGATGTGTCACTCCAGGATAATGAAGATTATTCTCGGCCTGTGTTGCGG CTCACGAACCCCGATTAA
- a CDS encoding heme-dependent oxidative N-demethylase family protein (COG:S;~EggNog:ENOG410PGUC;~InterPro:IPR021848;~PFAM:PF11927), with translation MDVLNNQGNLWLVGLAMLSLAGFFLVTGRLQGSGLLGCLRNNRFSKHGWQPWAAAAEEKELSGPSSAPYVNVFPPQRRHVLDSSKVAISCESVDEEEVANYPLPMTSNYQTCTDKSYTPTGFSVAEVKALGDFPDYAELSGVPLPEPYYEFDIDKALPRPYRPFRWSYHQTMSLTKLETDWWIELEKTYKERVKQRKELYAKHGSSVLGYLPGSELACKELMEMVLQFICARYPQYFAVENNRILHNRILGTTEDIKSKHPLEILINNVPEDFGIMMRDEKTGFYFLRAGVICSSLGWNVGTKIGLQLHQIHEDIPDYKEKMQFSMDRFFTKMPADKPIQRGSWGLEVGQPLYMPKGDPHETLRLSQDPNLQLDNCHLRVDWQTLRRLPLSAAIVFNFKALFTPVSEFQDEPGVPALTVKILKEGKKNLMDYKGTWHVEHVVIPKLEQWAKEQEEKGLVPKNWQVSTLDDSPWYQGWQEKWHRQQGF, from the exons ATGGACGTACTGAACAACCAGGGTAACCTATGGCTGGTCGGCCTTGCCATGCTCTCACTCGCTGGGTTCTTCCTAGTTACCGGGAGATTGCAGGGTAGCGGTCTCTTAGGTTGCCTTCGCAACAACAGGTTCTCTAAACATGGTTGGCAGCCATGGGCAGCAGCggctgaggagaaggaactcTCTGGACCGTCTTCTGCACCTTATGTGAACGTCTTCCCACCACAACGTCGTCATGTCCTCGATTCGTCCAAGGTTGCAATTTCATGTGAAAGtgtcgacgaggaagaagttgcAAACTACCCACTGCCTATGACTTCGAACTACCAGACATGCACGGACAAGAGCTATACTCCAACTGGATTCTCGGTGGCAGAGGTGAAGGCACTGGGTGATTTCCCTGACTATGCTGAACTCAGTGGTGTGCCCTTGCCGGAGCCGTACTATGAGTTCGACATTGACAAGGCGTTGCCACGACCTTATCGCCCGTTCCGGTGGTCCTACCATCAGACAATGT CCCTTACGAAGTTAGAGACCGATTGGTGGATCGAACTCGAGAAAACCTACAAAGAGCGAGTCAAACAGCGCAAGGAGTTGTACGCCAAACATGGTAGCTCCGTGCTTGGTTATCTTCCTGGCTCTGAACTAGCTTGCAAGGAGCTCATGGAAATGGTATTGCAGTTTATCTGTGCCCGCTACCCGCAGTACTTTGCCGTTGAAAACAATCGGATTCTGCACAATCGGATCCTAGGAACGACAGAGGATATCAAGTCCAAGCATCCCCTCGAGATTCTCATCAATAATGTGCCAGAGGATTTTGGGATCATGATGCGCGATGAGAAGACGGGATTCTACTTCCTACGCGCAGGCGTCATCTGTTCGTCTTTGGGATGGAATGTTGGAACCAAAATTGGCCTTCAGCTGCATCAGATCCACGAGGACATTCCGGACTACAAAGAGAAGATGCAATTTTCAATGGATCG ATTTTTTACCAAGATGCCTGCCGACAAGCCCATTCAGAGAGGATCTTGGGGACTCGAGGTCGGCCAGCCTTTGTACATGCCTAAAGGGGACCCTCACGAGACACTGCGCCTTTCCCAGGACCCGAACCTCCAGCTGGACAACTGTCACTTGCGTGTCGACTGGCAGACTCTCCGtcgtctccctctttccGCTGCCATTGTTTTCAACTTCAAGGCCCTTTTCACCCCGGTGTCAGAATTCCAGGACGAGCCAGGCGTGCCTGCATTGACGGTTAAAATCCTGAAGGAGGGTAAAAAGAACTTGATGGATTACAAAGGCACCTGGCACGTGGAGCACGTCGTAATCCCGAAGCTCGAACAGTGGGccaaggagcaggaagagaagggactGGTCCCCAAGAATTGGCAGGTGTCAACCTTGGATGACAGTCCTTGGTACCAGGGTTGGCAGGAGAAATGGCATCGCCAGCAGGGATTCTAA
- a CDS encoding PRP38 family protein (COG:A;~EggNog:ENOG410PMVF;~InterPro:IPR005037;~PFAM:PF03371), with amino-acid sequence MIASFTPVYLHTYPFIQLPSRPPYPLPPHPTEKNKKKKRTMTSHRADASTFLDNRGYSGPLVRGVNPATLFEKAVRDRITDSYYWKEQCFGLNAATLCDRAVELTCIGGVYGVSEKPSPFLCLAFKLLQLNPERDIILEYLNFSDPANDDNNDESYEEGNGVVKARGDFKYLRALAAFYVRLTFEPVEVYKTLEPLLLDYRKLKRRVRDSFTLTYMDQFVDELLTKERVCGTSLWKLPARQVLEDLDLLEVRVSPLQDELEEMERSDREDEDEDEDGGRDDEGSEEGERQGDD; translated from the coding sequence ATGATAGCTAGCTTTACCCCAGTCTACCTACATACctatccattcattcaattaCCTTCACGTCCTCCCtaccctctcccaccccatccgaccgaaaagaataagaaaaagaaacgaacAATGACCTCCCACCGCGCCGACGCCAGCACCTTCCTCGACAACCGGGGCTACAGCGGCCCCCTAGTACGCGGCGTGAACCCAGCGACGCTCTTCGAAAAAGCCGTTCGAGACCGGATCACAGACTCCTACTACTGGAAAGAGCAATGTTTCGGGCTCAACGCCGCCACACTCTGCGACCGGGCCGTGGAACTGACCTGCATCGGGGGCGTATACGGCGTATCCGAAAAGCCGTCGCCATTCCTCTGTCTCGCATTCAAGCTCCTCCAACTCAACCCAGAACGGGACATTATCCTCGAGTATTTGAATTTCAGCGATCCTGCGAACGACGACAACAATGATGAATCCTACGAGGAGGGCAACGGGGTAGTCAAAGCGCGCGGCGACTTCAAATACCTGCGCGCGCTCGCGGCGTTCTACGTCCGATTGACGTTCGAGCCGGTGGAGGTGTATAAGACGTTGGAACCGTTGCTGTTGGATTATCGGAAGTTGAAGAGACGGGTGCGCGATTCGTTTACGTTGACGTATATGGATCAGTTTGTGGATGAGTTGTTGACGAAGGAGAGAGTTTGTGGTACGAGTTTGTGGAAGTTGCCTGCTAGGCAGGTtttggaggatttggatttGTTGGAGGTTAGGGTTAGTCCGTTGCAGGAtgagttggaggagatggagaggagtgatcgggaggatgaggatgaggatgaggatggtggtcgtgatgatgaggggagtgaggagggggagaggcaGGGTGATGATTGA
- a CDS encoding uncharacterized protein (COG:T;~EggNog:ENOG410PRPN;~InterPro:IPR000719,IPR011009;~PFAM:PF00069;~go_function: GO:0004672 - protein kinase activity [Evidence IEA];~go_function: GO:0005524 - ATP binding [Evidence IEA];~go_process: GO:0006468 - protein phosphorylation [Evidence IEA]), giving the protein MRLLDHFDVEGPNGIHPCLVLEMLGPSVSDLVEGRFADGRLPGSLAKGVARQALMGLDALHRREIAHGDFHIRNLAFAIYPMANIPEDEFINLLGKPDVRYVHCNDGGRLGHGIPEYIVRPASLHSRSWPLSDTIKLVDFGESFPRKDAPKTLHTPLVVRAPEVIFKDRLDYRVDLWSLGCMLFELFVGQPPFDSFLITPKILVEQMQEMGGEALPDRWAPLWESMRGENATEAGGPGLQEWLEEMYFDGERKEDMTRDDIVELGRIIRKLLRFEPGARASVEEILNDPWFEN; this is encoded by the exons ATGCGCCTGCTCGATCACTTCGATGTAGAGGGACCTAATGGGATACATCCCTGTTTGGTTCTCGAGATGCTAGGTCCAAGTGTGTCTGATTTGGTGGAGGGGCGGTTTGCAGATGGAAGACTCCCTGGAAGTTTGGCTAAGGGTGTTGCGAGGCAGGCTTTGATGGGACTGGATGCATTGCATCGTAGGGAGATTGCGCATGGAG ATTTCCATATCCGCAATCTGGCCTTCGCTATATATCCTATGGCTAATATCCCGGAAGATGAATTCATCAATCTACTAGGAAAACCAGATGTCAGATACGTCCACTGCAACGATGGTGGAAGACTGGGGCATGGTATACCGGAGTATATTGTTAGACCTGCGAGTCTACACTCACGATCATGGCCTTTATCAGATACCATCAAGCTAGTCGACTTTGGTGAATCGTTCCCACGGAAAGATGCACCCAAGACACTCCACACTCCATTGGTAGTTCGGGCACCTGAAGTGATATTCAAAGATCGTCTGGATTATCGTGTGGATTTGTGGAGTTTAGGCTGTATG TTATTCGAGTTATTTGTCGGTCAACCTCCATTTGACAGCTTCTTGATCACTCCCAAGATTCTCGTTGAGCAAATGCAAGAAATGGGGGGCGAAGCATTGCCTGACAGATGGGCACCTTTATGGGAGTCCATGCGTGGTGAGAATGCCACTGAAGCCGGGGGCCCTGGATTGCAAGAgtggttggaggagatgtaCTTTGATGGTGAGCGCAAAGAGGACATGACGAGAGATGATATTGTGGAGCTGGGGAGGATTATTCGGAAGTTGCTACGCTTTGAACCAGGTGCTCGTGCTTCGGTGGAGGAAATCTTGAACGATCCATGGTTTGAAAATTAA
- a CDS encoding uncharacterized protein (COG:S;~EggNog:ENOG410PYJ4;~TransMembrane:1 (o12-32i)): MVLLTSSTVSVIISTAVICTFTFLLFLSGYVLQQQSVRSIQHAIRPPPPPPPPAAVPVGAYQGAGQEVFSDSVADKQHERDDAGSAQATTGNFAYLQLLSTPDPSDICSAILFFKHLATNGTAVQDRLFMYPREWDLMPTKELTEPVATALSLLRTASLEYGIWLLPIDMTVATSEGYKPTDTKLLRLGQIQFMQYDSVLYVQTPGLLLDTAKLDAMLLSRPLPLRHDKNRIESFNNEAWLPMPLRAERDSALPPVYLITVNSVENGHIEARGHVPNTDIPGFSNLVTGPDGVMSPNEDESNPDEQPGYVYFEQDDDGHVKWAHNPLFGSWRVGQHEVCEGLDLDDAVHDGYDL, encoded by the coding sequence ATGGTGCTTCTTACTTCGTCGACGGTCTCGGTCATTATATCCACAGCTGTCATTTGTACCTTTACTTTTCTGCTCTTCCTTTCGGGGTATGTCCTGCAACAGCAGTCTGTCCGAAGCATTCAGCATGCCATCCgaccgcctcctccgccaccacccccggCGGCGGTCCCGGTGGGAGCATACCAAGGGGCCGGGCAAGAGGTTTTCTCCGATAGTGTCGCCGATAAACAGCACGAGAGGGATGATGCTGGTTCCGCACAAGCAACAACGGGCAACTTTGCATACCTCCAGCTGCTCTCCACCCCCGATCCGTCGGACATCTGCTCCGCCATTCTCTTCTTTAAACACTTAGCGACCAATGGTACTGCAGTTCAGGATAGGCTGTTCATGTATCCGCGTGAGTGGGACCTGATGCCCACTAAGGAGCTCACCGAACCGGTCGCCACGGCCCTTTCTTTGCTAAGAACGGCAAGCCTGGAGTACGGTATCTGGCTTCTGCCCATTGATATGACGGTAGCCACTTCTGAAGGCTACAAGCCTACCGATACaaagctgctgcggctgggaCAGATCCAGTTTATGCAATATGACAGTGTCCTCTATGTGCAAACGCCTGGTTTGTTGCTCGACACGGCCAAATTGGATGCTATGCTTCTCTCCCGACCGCTGCCATTGCGACATGACAAGAACAGAATCGAGTCGTTCAACAATGAAGCCTGGCTGCCTATGCCCTTGAGAGCAGAGAGAGACTCGGCTCTGCCTCCCGTATACCTGATTACGGTGAACAGCGTGGAAAACGGCCACATTGAAGCTCGTGGCCATGTTCCAAACACAGATATTCCGGGATTTAGTAATCTGGTCACGGGGCCTGATGGCGTAATGTCGCCCAACGAAGATGAGTCCAATCCTGATGAGCAACCAGGCTATGTGTACTTTGAGCAGGACGACGATGGTCATGTCAAATGGGCCCATAATCCGCTATTCGGATCTTGGCGGGTTGGGCAACATGAGGTCTGCGAAGGTCTCGACCTTGATGATGCAGTCCACGATGGATATGATTTGtga
- the SPT8 gene encoding WD40 repeat domain-containing protein (BUSCO:EOG092614UB;~COG:K;~EggNog:ENOG410PHS7;~InterPro:IPR015943,IPR001680,IPR036322,IPR017986;~go_function: GO:0005515 - protein binding [Evidence IEA]) produces the protein MASIEDDDDRDLAGSQDGSSDNEMEDTLRDADDGGNDNEPDPDADADQDAESQSNASHASESAGVATQPNADVEMSNTTATNSVSDPRSAFHPSVREKCLTAPTFDIVPTTAAPHSTSINAVTATADMRWVFSGGSDGYVRKFNWVDSVNSKLMLTVAQRHPFVDSVIKAGVLMTYWENMDGNTISPVYSLASHSEGLWLLSGLESGSIRLQSVRHDEGKEIALLQQHTSAVSVLSLTSDEKSLLSGSWDKRVFDWDLNTGQTRRAFGSSAGQISAVEIRPESSLPVPRDTTEIQQTNGTYSSNYQAPENGSLNFMDTSNDGENGTGSNPQAGSPADSLFGGADSLFGDENGNGGDEAGASGNAFGIDEDDEFGKALTNGVLPDADAPGEPEPSQNGVAEAPAAPAPDSAPAPAGAEAASANNNAVTQPPSSGQAEMPNGSSQPIVNGLPHAEELEPPSYTQESALPAPAETGANTDNLFLAASIDGTIRVWDRREPDAVARITSQNCPPWCMNACWSPDGNYIYAGRRNGTVEEYSLHKGLRNAERTFKFPQGSGPVTALKAMPNGRHIVCASHDILRLYDLKHEQVTRHSTVPFLIIPGHRTGTVSQLYIDQACRFMVSTSGNRGWEGNTTEVLLGYEIGVPG, from the exons ATGGCTTCGAtcgaagatgacgacgatcGCGACCTTGCAG GCTCTCAAGACGGAAGTTCGGACAATGAAATGGAGGATACACTTCGGGatgcagatgatggaggcaATGACAACGAACCTGATCCCGACGCGGACGCCGACCAAGATGCGGAAAGTCAGTCCAATGCTAGTCATGCATCCGAAAGCGCTGGGGTAGCGACGCAACCAAACGCGGATGTCGAAATGTCCAATACAACTGCTACGAATTCGGTTTCTGATCCACGATCTGCTTTCCATCCGAGCGTGCGGGAAAAGTGCCTGACAGCGCCTACGTTCGACATAGTCCCAACTACGGCCGCCCCTCACAGTACTTCGATCAATGCGGTAACTGCGACCGCTGATATGAGATGGGTATTCAGCGGCGGCTCAGATGGATACGTTCGGAAGTTCAATTGGGTGGATTCTGTCAACAGCAAGCTGATGCTCACTGTGGCGCAAAGGCATCCTTTCGTCGACAGTGTCATCAAGGCGGGTGTACTGATGACGTACTGGGAAAACATGGACGGGAACACAATATCGCCAGTGTACTCGCTGGCCAGCCATAGTGAAGGTCTATGGTTGTTGTCTGGCTTGGAGTCCGGTAGCATCCGACTGCAATCAGTCCGTCAtgatgaaggaaaagagatcgctcttctgcagcagcaTACTTCCGCAGTCTCTGTACTGAGCTTGACTTCAGATGAAAAGTCTCTACTATCTGGCAGCTGGGACAAGCGAGTATTTGATTGGGACCTTAACACAGGGCAAACCCGACGCGCATTCGGGTCTAGCGCCGGGCAGATTTCCGCTGTCGAGATACGGCCAGAATCCAGTCTGCCAGTTCCCAGAGACACAACCGAGATTCAACAAACAAATGGCACATACTCGTCCAATTATCAGGCTCCTGAGAATGGTAGCCTCAACTTCATGGATACGTCGAACGACGGTGAAAACGGCACTGGCTCAAACCCGCAGGCGGGCTCTCCGGCTGATTCACTCTTCGGCGGTGCCGACTCGCTATTCGGCGACGAGAACGGGAACGGAGGAGACGAGGCCGGCGCATCTGGAAATGCATTCGgcattgacgaggatgatgagtttGGTAAAGCCCTTACTAATGGAGTGCTGCCAGATGCCGACGCCCCTGGAGAACCGGAACCGAGTCAGAACGGCGTTGCAGaggctcctgctgctccggcTCCGGATTCGGCCCCGGCCCCGGCAGGTGCTGAAGCTGCAAGTGCCAATAACAATGCCGTCACTCAACCCCCTAGTTCTGGCCAGGCGGAGATGCCTAATGGCTCCTCTCAGCCGATAGTCAATGGACTACCACATGCCGAAGAGCTGGAACCACCAAGCTACACTCAAGAGAGTGCTCTTCCTGCGCCAGCAGAAACAGGTGCTAATACGGATAATCTTTTCCTGGCTGCGTCCATTGATGGCACTATCCGAGTGTGGGATAGAAGAGAACCGGATGCCGTTGCTCGCATCACTTCTCAAAACTGCCCTCCTTGGTGCATGAATGCATGCTGGTCCCCAGACGGCAACTATATCTATGCAGGCCGTCGTAATGGAACTGTTGAGGAGTACAGCCTTCATAAGGGCCTTCGGAATGCTGAGCGGACCTTCAAATTCCCTCAGGGTAGTGGACCGGTCACGGCACTCAAGGCCATGCCTAACGGCAGACATATCGTTTG CGCATCGCATGACATTCTTCGATTGTACGACCTCAAACATGAACAAGTGACTCGTCACTCCACAGTGCCCTTCTTGATTATCCCAGGACATCGTACCGGAACTGTATCCCAGCTATACATTGACCAGGCGTGTCGCTTCATGGTCTCAACAAGTGGTAACAGAGGCTGGGAAGGTAATACGACGGAGGTCTTGCTAGGCTATGAGATTGGGGTGCCTGGTTAA